A genome region from Carya illinoinensis cultivar Pawnee chromosome 2, C.illinoinensisPawnee_v1, whole genome shotgun sequence includes the following:
- the LOC122295524 gene encoding zinc finger protein ZAT11-like: MKRSTTERELDSMTMANCLMLLSRGGEISMDAFSDSSTPSRVFECKTCNRQFQSFQALGGHRASHKKPRLIMGGDESLDSQSYGSPTKPKTHECSICGLEFAIGQALGGHMRRHRTSTLTTDHIQNQVPFNLKQNLQQAPDLGRTNSSQVRIGKKTSTSRRVLFLDLNLTPFENDLEYLRLGKAAPMVDCFL; the protein is encoded by the coding sequence ATGAAAAGAAGCACAACAGAAAGAGAGCTTGATAGCATGACCATGGCGAACTGCTTGATGCTGCTCTCTCGTGGGGGTGAAATTTCCATGGACGCTTTCTCTGACTCTAGTACTCCTAGCCGTGTGTTTGAGTGCAAGACATGTAATCGGCAATTCCAATCGTTCCAAGCGCTTGGTGGTCACCGAGCAAGCCACAAGAAGCCAAGGTTGATCATGGGAGGAGACGAAAGTCTTGATTCACAGTCGTATGGCTCCCCAACCAAACCCAAAACCCACGAGTGCTCTATCTGCGGCCTAGAGTTTGCGATAGGGCAGGCTTTGGGTGGTCACATGAGGAGGCATAGGACAAGTACCTTAACTACTGATCATATTCAAAACCAAGTCCCTTTCAACCTCAAACAAAACCTGCAGCAGGCTCCTGATCTAGGTCGTACTAATTCTTCACAAGTACGTATCGGGAAGAAAACGAGTACAAGTCGGAGAGTCTTGTTTCTGGATCTGAACTTGACACCCTTTGAGAATGACTTGGAGTATCTAAGGCTTGGGAAGGCAGCACCCATGGTTGATTGTTTcttgtaa
- the LOC122301380 gene encoding uncharacterized protein LOC122301380 isoform X1, with protein sequence MHKSIWTPRDAGCLTDGEMGCDNSSRIEPKRGHQWFMDAGGPDLFNNKKQALEALNGKQVSGVPQMNVFPWDNTSGFQSVPGQFTDRLFGSEPLRTVNLVDRNIPSVESGSMDMGIKVFENQYGKDPSVSLSRSHAIEDPASCLNFGGIRKVRVNEVNSDNVVPESLGHTYSRADNTGISMSTSYNKNDENVMSLGAAYSNGNENTNSIGPSFSKVDNNFMSIGHTFNKGDGNFITIAHKYGKTDNSMLSMGQPFDKGDGNFTSMGQSYEKGDASVMSLGASYAKGHENFITVGPTYSKTDESFMSMAPSYNKGNNHIISMGPTYDKADANIVSMGTSYVKGHSSALSMGHNFNKGESSTISFGGLCDEPETNPLGGMISSYDLFMGSQTSAQASEISGQKDLVESNGEPVVNDAPEPTSKPDANPRNKEPKTTKKAPPNNFPSNVKSLLSTGMFDGVPVKYVSWSREKNLKGLIKGTGYLCSCDNCNLSKSLNAYEFERHAGCKTKHPNNHIYFENGKTIYAVVQELKSTSQEILFDAIQNVTGSPINQKNFRIWKASYQAATRELQRIYGKDDVIMPC encoded by the exons ATG CACAAAAGCATTTGGACTCCCAGAGATGCTGGGTGTCTAACTGATGGAGAGATGGGCTGCGATAATTCCTCCAGAATTGAACCGAAGCGGGGTCATCAGTGGTTTATGGATGCTGGTGGACCAGATCTATTCAATAACAAGAAGCAGGCTTTAGAAGCTCTGAACGGAAAACAAGTTTCAGGAGTTCCACAAATGAATGTTTTTCCATGGGATAACACTTCTGGATTCCAGTCTGTTCCAGGGCAGTTCACTGACCGCCTATTTGGATCTGAGCCTCTACGGACTGTCAATCTTGTTGATAGAAATATTCCTTCCGTTGAAAGTGGAAGTATGGATATGGGAATAAAAGTTTTTGAGAATCAGTATGGAAAAGATCCTTCGGTTAGTTTGTCTAGGTCTCATGCCATTGAAGATCCAGCATCATGTCTGAACTTCGGTGGAATAAGGAAAGTCAGAGTCAATGAAGTTAACTCTGACAATGTCGTGCCTGAATCTTTGGGACACACTTACAGCAGGGCTGATAACACTGGCATTTCTATGAGTACCTCCTATaataagaatgatgaaaatgtCATGTCATTGGGGGCTGCATACAGTAATGGCAATGAGAATACTAATTCAATTGGCCCCAGCTTCAGTAAGGTAGATAACAATTTCATGTCAATTGGTCACACCTTCAATAAAGGGGATGGCAACTTCATAACAATCGCTCACAAGTATGGCAAGACAGATAATAGCATGTTATCCATGGGTCAGCCATTTGATAAGGGTGATGGAAATTTTACATCCATGGGTCAGTCGTATGAAAAGGGAGATGCAAGTGTCATGTCATTGGGTGCCTCCTATGCCAAGGGGCATGAAAATTTCATTACAGTGGGCCCAACGTATAGTAAAACTGACGAGAGTTTTATGTCAATGGCTCCTTCCTACAATAAGGGGAATAATCACATAATATCGATGGGTCCTACCTATGACAAAGCCGATGCCAACATTGTATCAATGGGTACTTCCTATGTCAAAGGGCATTCCAGTGCTTTATCTATGGGTCACAACTTCAATAAGGGTGAGAGCAGTACCATATCTTTTGGAGGTCTTTGTGATGAACCTGAGACAAATCCCCTGGGCGGGATGATTAGTAGCTATGATTTGTTCATGGGTAGTCAGACCTCAGCTCAAGCTTCAGAAATATCTGGCCAGAAGGATCTGGTTGAGTCCAATGGTGAACCAGTTGTCAATGATGCTCCGGAACCTACTTCTAAACCTGATGCCAACCCAAGGAATAAGGAGCCAAAAACAACTAAGAAGGCTCCTCCGAACAACTTCCCTTCAAACGTCAAAAGTTTGTTATCAACTGGTATGTTTGATGGGGTGCCTGTGAAGTATGTTTCCTGGTCGCGAGAG AAAAATCTTAAAGGACTTATTAAGGGAACTGGGTATTTGTGTTCCTGCGACAACTGTAATCTCTCCAAG TCTCTTAATGCTTATGAGTTTGAGCGTCATGCTGGTTGCAAGACCAAACACccaaataatcatatttactTTGAGAATGGAAAGACCATCTATGCTGTTGTTCAAGAGCTGAAGAGCACTTCCCAGGAGATTCTGTTTGATGCTATTCAAAATGTGACGGGTTCTCCAATTAATCAGAAGAATTTCCGGATCTGGAAAG CATCATATCAAGCTGCCACCCGTGAACTTCAGCGTATCTATGGAAAGGATGATGTTATCATGCCTTGCTGA
- the LOC122301380 gene encoding uncharacterized protein LOC122301380 isoform X3 encodes MHKSIWTPRDAGCLTDGEMGCDNSSRIEPKRGHQWFMDAGGPDLFNNKKQALEALNGKQVSGVPQMNVFPWDNTSGFQSVPGQFTDRLFGSEPLRTVNLVDRNIPSVESGSMDMGIKVFENQYGKDPSVSLSRSHAIEDPASCLNFGGIRKVRVNEVNSDNVVPESLGHTYSRADNTGISMSTSYNKNDENVMSLGAAYSNGNENTNSIGPSFSKVDNNFMSIGHTFNKGDGNFITIAHKYGKTDNSMLSMGQPFDKGDGNFTSMGQSYEKGDASVMSLGASYAKGHENFITVGPTYSKTDESFMSMAPSYNKGNNHIISMGPTYDKADANIVSMGTSYVKGHSSALSMGHNFNKGESSTISFGGLCDEPETNPLGGMISSYDLFMGSQTSAQASEISGQKDLVESNGEPVVNDAPEPTSKPDANPRNKEPKTTKKAPPNNFPSNVKSLLSTGMFDGVPVKYVSWSRESLNAYEFERHAGCKTKHPNNHIYFENGKTIYAVVQELKSTSQEILFDAIQNVTGSPINQKNFRIWKASYQAATRELQRIYGKDDVIMPC; translated from the exons ATG CACAAAAGCATTTGGACTCCCAGAGATGCTGGGTGTCTAACTGATGGAGAGATGGGCTGCGATAATTCCTCCAGAATTGAACCGAAGCGGGGTCATCAGTGGTTTATGGATGCTGGTGGACCAGATCTATTCAATAACAAGAAGCAGGCTTTAGAAGCTCTGAACGGAAAACAAGTTTCAGGAGTTCCACAAATGAATGTTTTTCCATGGGATAACACTTCTGGATTCCAGTCTGTTCCAGGGCAGTTCACTGACCGCCTATTTGGATCTGAGCCTCTACGGACTGTCAATCTTGTTGATAGAAATATTCCTTCCGTTGAAAGTGGAAGTATGGATATGGGAATAAAAGTTTTTGAGAATCAGTATGGAAAAGATCCTTCGGTTAGTTTGTCTAGGTCTCATGCCATTGAAGATCCAGCATCATGTCTGAACTTCGGTGGAATAAGGAAAGTCAGAGTCAATGAAGTTAACTCTGACAATGTCGTGCCTGAATCTTTGGGACACACTTACAGCAGGGCTGATAACACTGGCATTTCTATGAGTACCTCCTATaataagaatgatgaaaatgtCATGTCATTGGGGGCTGCATACAGTAATGGCAATGAGAATACTAATTCAATTGGCCCCAGCTTCAGTAAGGTAGATAACAATTTCATGTCAATTGGTCACACCTTCAATAAAGGGGATGGCAACTTCATAACAATCGCTCACAAGTATGGCAAGACAGATAATAGCATGTTATCCATGGGTCAGCCATTTGATAAGGGTGATGGAAATTTTACATCCATGGGTCAGTCGTATGAAAAGGGAGATGCAAGTGTCATGTCATTGGGTGCCTCCTATGCCAAGGGGCATGAAAATTTCATTACAGTGGGCCCAACGTATAGTAAAACTGACGAGAGTTTTATGTCAATGGCTCCTTCCTACAATAAGGGGAATAATCACATAATATCGATGGGTCCTACCTATGACAAAGCCGATGCCAACATTGTATCAATGGGTACTTCCTATGTCAAAGGGCATTCCAGTGCTTTATCTATGGGTCACAACTTCAATAAGGGTGAGAGCAGTACCATATCTTTTGGAGGTCTTTGTGATGAACCTGAGACAAATCCCCTGGGCGGGATGATTAGTAGCTATGATTTGTTCATGGGTAGTCAGACCTCAGCTCAAGCTTCAGAAATATCTGGCCAGAAGGATCTGGTTGAGTCCAATGGTGAACCAGTTGTCAATGATGCTCCGGAACCTACTTCTAAACCTGATGCCAACCCAAGGAATAAGGAGCCAAAAACAACTAAGAAGGCTCCTCCGAACAACTTCCCTTCAAACGTCAAAAGTTTGTTATCAACTGGTATGTTTGATGGGGTGCCTGTGAAGTATGTTTCCTGGTCGCGAGAG TCTCTTAATGCTTATGAGTTTGAGCGTCATGCTGGTTGCAAGACCAAACACccaaataatcatatttactTTGAGAATGGAAAGACCATCTATGCTGTTGTTCAAGAGCTGAAGAGCACTTCCCAGGAGATTCTGTTTGATGCTATTCAAAATGTGACGGGTTCTCCAATTAATCAGAAGAATTTCCGGATCTGGAAAG CATCATATCAAGCTGCCACCCGTGAACTTCAGCGTATCTATGGAAAGGATGATGTTATCATGCCTTGCTGA
- the LOC122301380 gene encoding uncharacterized protein LOC122301380 isoform X2, producing the protein MHKSIWTPRDAGCLTDGEMGCDNSSRIEPKRGHQWFMDAGGPDLFNNKKQALEALNGKQVSGVPQMNVFPWDNTSGFQSVPGQFTDRLFGSEPLRTVNLVDRNIPSVESGSMDMGIKVFENQYGKDPSVSLSRSHAIEDPASCLNFGGIRKVRVNEVNSDNVVPESLGHTYSRADNTGISMSTSYNKNDENVMSLGAAYSNGNENTNSIGPSFSKVDNNFMSIGHTFNKGDGNFITIAHKYGKTDNSMLSMGQPFDKGDGNFTSMGQSYEKGDASVMSLGASYAKGHENFITVGPTYSKTDESFMSMAPSYNKGNNHIISMGPTYDKADANIVSMGTSYVKGHSSALSMGHNFNKGESSTISFGGLCDEPETNPLGGMISSYDLFMGSQTSAQASEISGQKDLVESNGEPVVNDAPEPTSKPDANPRNKEPKTTKKAPPNNFPSNVKSLLSTGMFDGVPVKYVSWSREVYLFFQSLNAYEFERHAGCKTKHPNNHIYFENGKTIYAVVQELKSTSQEILFDAIQNVTGSPINQKNFRIWKASYQAATRELQRIYGKDDVIMPC; encoded by the exons ATG CACAAAAGCATTTGGACTCCCAGAGATGCTGGGTGTCTAACTGATGGAGAGATGGGCTGCGATAATTCCTCCAGAATTGAACCGAAGCGGGGTCATCAGTGGTTTATGGATGCTGGTGGACCAGATCTATTCAATAACAAGAAGCAGGCTTTAGAAGCTCTGAACGGAAAACAAGTTTCAGGAGTTCCACAAATGAATGTTTTTCCATGGGATAACACTTCTGGATTCCAGTCTGTTCCAGGGCAGTTCACTGACCGCCTATTTGGATCTGAGCCTCTACGGACTGTCAATCTTGTTGATAGAAATATTCCTTCCGTTGAAAGTGGAAGTATGGATATGGGAATAAAAGTTTTTGAGAATCAGTATGGAAAAGATCCTTCGGTTAGTTTGTCTAGGTCTCATGCCATTGAAGATCCAGCATCATGTCTGAACTTCGGTGGAATAAGGAAAGTCAGAGTCAATGAAGTTAACTCTGACAATGTCGTGCCTGAATCTTTGGGACACACTTACAGCAGGGCTGATAACACTGGCATTTCTATGAGTACCTCCTATaataagaatgatgaaaatgtCATGTCATTGGGGGCTGCATACAGTAATGGCAATGAGAATACTAATTCAATTGGCCCCAGCTTCAGTAAGGTAGATAACAATTTCATGTCAATTGGTCACACCTTCAATAAAGGGGATGGCAACTTCATAACAATCGCTCACAAGTATGGCAAGACAGATAATAGCATGTTATCCATGGGTCAGCCATTTGATAAGGGTGATGGAAATTTTACATCCATGGGTCAGTCGTATGAAAAGGGAGATGCAAGTGTCATGTCATTGGGTGCCTCCTATGCCAAGGGGCATGAAAATTTCATTACAGTGGGCCCAACGTATAGTAAAACTGACGAGAGTTTTATGTCAATGGCTCCTTCCTACAATAAGGGGAATAATCACATAATATCGATGGGTCCTACCTATGACAAAGCCGATGCCAACATTGTATCAATGGGTACTTCCTATGTCAAAGGGCATTCCAGTGCTTTATCTATGGGTCACAACTTCAATAAGGGTGAGAGCAGTACCATATCTTTTGGAGGTCTTTGTGATGAACCTGAGACAAATCCCCTGGGCGGGATGATTAGTAGCTATGATTTGTTCATGGGTAGTCAGACCTCAGCTCAAGCTTCAGAAATATCTGGCCAGAAGGATCTGGTTGAGTCCAATGGTGAACCAGTTGTCAATGATGCTCCGGAACCTACTTCTAAACCTGATGCCAACCCAAGGAATAAGGAGCCAAAAACAACTAAGAAGGCTCCTCCGAACAACTTCCCTTCAAACGTCAAAAGTTTGTTATCAACTGGTATGTTTGATGGGGTGCCTGTGAAGTATGTTTCCTGGTCGCGAGAGGTATATTTGTTCTTTCAG TCTCTTAATGCTTATGAGTTTGAGCGTCATGCTGGTTGCAAGACCAAACACccaaataatcatatttactTTGAGAATGGAAAGACCATCTATGCTGTTGTTCAAGAGCTGAAGAGCACTTCCCAGGAGATTCTGTTTGATGCTATTCAAAATGTGACGGGTTCTCCAATTAATCAGAAGAATTTCCGGATCTGGAAAG CATCATATCAAGCTGCCACCCGTGAACTTCAGCGTATCTATGGAAAGGATGATGTTATCATGCCTTGCTGA
- the LOC122301924 gene encoding WAT1-related protein At2g39510-like gives MFPRPLIEKFTFHIGRSGEWVAIIAKFALNQGMSHYVMVAYRMAIATVVTGLDVSLYRPVLDQCLHYIGMTYTNSSFPSSMYNILPAVAFLMASMFGLERVNIRELHSQAKILGTIVVVGGAMSMTLIQGSELNLP, from the exons ATGTTTCCTCGGCCTCTGATTGAGAAATTTACGTTCCATATTGGGAGATCAGGAGAGT GGGTGGCCATTATTGCCAAGTTCGCTTTAAACCAGGGGATGAGCCATTACGTCATGGTAGCCTACAGGATGGCCATTGCCACTGTTGTTACG GGTTTAGATGTTTCTCTATACAGGCCTGTGCTTGACCAGTGCCTACACTATATTGGGATGACATATACCAATTCCTCTTTCCCGTCTTCTATGTACAATATCCTTCCTGCAGTTGCATTTTTAATGGCTTCGATGTTTGG GCTTGAAAGGGTCAATATTAGGGAACTGCATAGCCAGGCAAAGATATTGGGAACCATTGTGGTGGTCGGCGGGGCAATGTCAATGACTCTAATACAGGGAAGCGAGCTAAATCTTCCATAG
- the LOC122301382 gene encoding WAT1-related protein At2g39510-like, whose protein sequence is MSMESISQLRNKVKPFLAAILLQFGYAGLSIISKFALNRGMSPHVLVVYRHAVATVVVAPFAIVLDRKVRTKLTFSLFAKIVLLGLLEPVIDQNLFYTGMKYTTATFTSAMCNVLPAFAFLMAWVCGLEKVYIKRLHSQAKVMGTIVTVGGAMFMTLFKGTMLNLPWTNLGNAHETSTSSVNKQDPIKGALMIISGCVCWSGFIILQAITLKSYPAELSLTALICLMGSLEGSILALVMEWGNPSAWSIHLNVKLLACVYSGVVCSGFAYYIQAVIMKERGPVFVTAFSPLTMILVAIMGSFILSETLYLGRVIGAVVIVVGLYLVLWGKSKDQGDQTMSESNKVLPTTQNAAIMEEISIKTTSNQEFVAIDGSKL, encoded by the exons ATGTCTATGGAGTCCATTTCTCAATTGCGTAACAAAGTGAAGCCTTTTCTGGCTGCAATTCTGCTGCAATTTGGCTATGCAGGGCTGTCCATTATTTCCAAGTTTGCTTTAAACCGGGGAATGAGCCCACATGTATTGGTAGTTTACCGGCACGCCGTTGCCACTGTCGTCGTTGCTCCTTTCGCTATTGTCTTGgacag GAAAGTAAGGACAAAGTTGACCTTCTCTCTCTTTGCTAAGATTGTGTTGCTCGGCTTATTGGA ACCTGTAATAGACCAGAACTTGTTCTATACCGGGATGAAGTATACTACAGCAACTTTTACATCTGCTATGTGCAATGTTCTTCCTGCCTTTGCATTTTTAATGGCTTGGGTTTGTGG GCTTGAGAAAGTGTATATTAAGAGACTGCATAGCCAGGCAAAGGTGATGGGGACTATAGTGACAGTTGGAGGGGCAATGTTTATGACTCTGTTTAAAGGAACTATGTTGAATTTGCCCTGGACAAATCTGGGAAATGCTCATGAAACATCTACAAGTTCTGTAAACAAGCAAGATCCCATCAAAGGTGCTCTCATGATTATATCAGGCTGTGTCTGCTGGTCTGGTTTCATCATTCTTCAA GCAATTACCCTGAAATCATATCCTGCAGAGCTTTCCTTGACAGCTTTGATATGCTTGATGGGCTCTCTGGAAGGTAGTATACTGGCCCTTGTAATGGAATGGGGCAACCCCTCGGCCTGGTCAATTCACTTGAATGTTAAGCTCTTAGCTTGTGTATACAGT GGCGTGGTATGTTCAGGATTTGCTTATTACATTCAAGCAGTGATAATGAAGGAAAGAGGACCTGTTTTTGTGACTGCTTTTAGTCCCCTAACCATGATTCTAGTTGCAATTATGGGATCCTTCATTCTATCCGAAACGTTATACTTGGGAAG GGTTATTGGAGCGGTCGTCATTGTTGTTGGCCTGTATCTGGTTTTATGGGGCAAAAGCAAGGATCAAGGTGACCAAACCATGTCAGAGAGCAATAAGGTACTACCAACAACCCAAAATGCGGCTATCATGGAAGAGATCAGCATAAAGACTACTTCAAATCAAGAATTTGTGGCAATCGATGGATCTAAACTCTAA
- the LOC122301383 gene encoding 2-oxoglutarate dehydrogenase, mitochondrial encodes MGWFRAGSGVAKLAVRRTLSQGGSYATRTRILQSQNRYFHTTVFRSKAQVAPVPRPVPLSRLTDSFLDGTSSVYLEELQRAWEADPDSVDESWDNFFRNFVGQAATSPGISGQTIQESMRLLLLVRAYQVNGHMKAKLDPLGLEEQEIPEELDPALYGFGEADLDREFFLGVWKMSGFLSENRPVQTLRSILTRLEQAYCGSIGYEYMHIADRDQCNWLREKIETPTPMQYNRQRREVILDRLIWSTQFENFLATKWTTAKRFGLEGGETLIPGMKEMFDRAADLGVESIVIGMPHRGRLNVLGNVVRKPLRQIFSEFSGGTKPVDEVGLYTGTGDVKYHLGTSYDRPTRGGKRIHLSLVANPSHLEAVDPVVVGKTRAKQYYSNDADRIKNMGVLIHGDGSFAGQGVVYETLHLSALPNYTTGGTIHIVVNNQVAFTTDPEAGRSSRYCTDVAKALNAPIFHVNGDDMEAVAHVCELAAEWRQTFHSDVVVDLVCYRRFGHNEIDEPSFTQPKMYKVIRNHPSALAIYQNKLLESGQVTKEDIDLINEKVNKILNEEFLASKDYVPKRRDWLSSHWSGFKSPEQLSRVRNTGVKPDILKNVGKAITHFPENFKPHRAVKKVYDQRAQMIETGEGIDWALSEALAFATLLVEGNHVRLSGQDVERGTFSHRHAVLHDQETGEQYCPLDHVVMNQNEEMFTVSNSSLSEFGVLGFELGYSMENPNSLVIWEAQFGDFSNGAQVIFDQFLSSGESKWLRQTGLVLLLPHGYDGQGPEHSSARLERFLQMSDDNPYVIPEMDPTLRTQIQECNMQVVNVTTPANYFHVLRRQIHREFRKPLVSMAPKNLLRHKDCKSNLSEFDDVQGHPGFDKQGTRFKRLIKDQNDHSDLEEGIRRLVLCSGKVYYELDEERKKVGGKDVAICRVEQLCPFPYDLIQRELKRYPNAEIVWSQEEPMNMGAYSYIAPRLCTAMKALGRGSMEDIKYVGRAPSAATATGFYQVHVKEQTELVQKTLQQEPINYPF; translated from the exons ATGGGTTGGTTTAGAGCTGGTTCCGGTGTGGCAAAGCTTGCCGTTAGGAGAACGCTATCTCAGGGTGGATCATATGCAACGAGAACACGAATCCTTCAATCACAGAATCGCTATTTTCACACCACAGTCTTCAGATCAAAGGCACAAGTTGCTCCTGTCCCTCGTCCTGTTCCCCTCTCTAGGCTAACTGACAGCTTCCTAGATGGGACAAGCAGTGTCTACTTAGAGGAGCTGCAAAGGGCTTGGGAAGCTGACCCCGATAGTGTTGATGAGTCTTGGgacaatttttttagaaacttcGTGGGTCAAGCAGCCACATCCCCTGGAATTTCAGGCCAAACAATTCAAGAGAGTATGCGATTGCTGTTGCTTGTGAGGGCTTACCAAGttaatggccacatgaaagcCAAGTTGGATCCTTTGGGTTTGGAAGAACAAGAAATCCCCGAAGAATTGGACCCAGCTCTTTATGGGTTTGGCGAAGCTGATCTTGATAGAGAATTCTTTTTGGGTGTGTGGAAGATGTCTGGGTTTTTGTCTGAAAACCGGCCTGTGCAGACCCTTAGATCCATACTGACCCGACTTGAGCAGGCTTACTGTGGGAGCATTGGGTACGAGTACATGCACATTGCGGACCGTGATCAATGTAATTGGTTAAGAGAAAAGATTGAAACCCCAACACCGATGCAATACAATAGGCAGCGTCGCGAGGTGATTCTTGATAGGCTTATATGGAGTACACAGTTTGAGAACTTTTTGGCTACTAAGTGGACTACAGCAAAGAGGTTTGGGCTTGAAGGTGGGGAGACTCTGATTCCGGGCATGAAGGAGATGTTTGATAGGGCAGCAGATCTTGGGGTTGAGAGCATAGTTATTGGAATGCCTCACAGAGGAAGATTGAATGTATTGGGTAATGTGGTTAGGAAGCCTCTGCGTCAGATATTCAGTGAATTTAGTGGTGGCACAAAGCCTGTGGATGAAGTTGGACTTTATACAGGAACTGGTGATGTCAAGTATCACCTAGGAACATCTTATGATAGACCAACTAGAGGAGGAAAGAGGATACATTTGTCTTTGGTTGCAAATCCGAGTCACTTGGAAGCGGTGGACCCAGTTGTTGTTGGAAAAACTAGAGCAAAACAATATTACTCAAATGATGCAGACAGGATCAAGAATATGGGTGTTTTGATTCATGGAGATGGTAGCTTTGCGGGACAAGGTGTAGTTTATGAAACTCTGCATCTTAGTGCTCTTCCGAATTACACTACTGGTGGTACCATACACATAGTGGTGAACAATCAAGTTGCCTTCACAACTGATCCCGAGGCAGGCAGATCTTCACGGTATTGCACTGACGTTGCCAAAGCCCTGAATGCCCCAATTTTCCATGTAAATGGTGATGACATGGAGGCAGTTGCTCATGTTTGTGAGCTTGCAGCTGAGTGGCGCCAGACTTTCCATTCAGATGTTGTGGTTGACTTAGTTTGCTATCGTCGTTTTGGGCACAatgagattgatgaaccatCCTTTACCCAGCCTAAAATGTACAAG GTTATCCGGAATCATCCATCAGCTCTTGCGATCTATCAAAACAAACTTTTAGAATCTGGCCAGGTGACAAAGGAAGACATTGATCTGATAAATGAGAAGGTCAATAAAATCCTCAATGAAGAATTCTTGGCTAGCAAAGATTATGTTCCAAAAAGAAGGGACTGGCTTTCATCACATTGGTCTGGGTTCAAATCACCCGAACAGCTTTCACGTGTTCGGAACACTGG GGTAAAACCAGACATTTTGAAGAATGTTGGCAAAGCAATCACTCACTTTCCAGAAAACTTTAAGCCTCACAGGGCAGTGAAAAAGGTGTACGATCAACGCGCTCAAATGATTGAAACAGGTGAAGGCATTGACTGGGCACTTTCAGAAGCACTTGCTTTTGCTACTCTTCTAGTAGAAGGTAACCATGTTCGATTAAGCGGCCAGGATGTTGAAAGAGGTACATTTAGTCATCGCCATGCGGTACTTCATGATCAGGAAACAGGGGAGCAGTATTGCCCTCTAGACCATGTAGTCATGAACCAAAATGAGGAGATGTTTACTGTTAGCAACAG TTCTCTTTCGGAGTTTGGTGTTCTTGGATTTGAGTTGGGTTACTCCATGGAAAATCCAAATTCATTGGTAATCTGGGAAGCTCAGTTTGGTGATTTTTCGAATGGGGCTCAAGTTATTTTTGATCAGTTTTTGAGCAGTGGGGAGTCTAAGTGGCTACGGCAAACTGGGCTTGTTTTGCTGCTTCCCCATGGTTATGATGGCCAGGGTCCTGAACATTCTAGTGCACGGTTGGAGCGTTTTCTTCAG ATGAGTGATGACAATCCTTACGTTATTCCCGAGATGGATCCAACTCTTCGGACACAAATTCAGGAATGCAATATGCAGGTCGTTAATGTCACAACTCCTGCTAATTACTTCCATGTCTTGCGGCGTCAA ATACACAGGGAATTTCGTAAACCTCTCGTATCAATGGCTCCTAAAAACTTGCTTCGTCACAAGGACTGCAAATCTAATTTGTCCGAGTTTGATGATGTCCAAGGCCACCCTGGTTTTGACAAACAGGGGACTAGATTTAAACGCCTTATAAAGGACCAGAATGATCACTCTGATCTTGAGGAGGGTATTAGACGTCTGGTTCTTTGCTCTGGAAAG GTTTATTATGAGCTTGATGAAGAGCGGAAAAAGGTGGGTGGTAAGGACGTTGCAATATGTCGGGTGGAACAGCTTTGTCCCTTCCCATATGACCTCATCCAGCGGGAGCTGAAGCGATATCCAA ATGCCGAAATTGTTTGGTCCCAGGAAGAGCCAATGAACATGGGTGCATACAGTTACATTGCACCCCGCCTTTGCACTGCCATGAAAGCATTGGGCAGAGGATCTATGGAGGACATCAAGTACGTTGGCCGTGCTCCATCTGCTGCCACAGCCACTGGTTTCTATCAGGTTCACGTGAAGGAACAAACTGAGCTTGTGCAGAAAACCCTGCAACAAGAACCAATAAACTACCCTTTTTAA